The Pieris rapae chromosome 8, ilPieRapa1.1, whole genome shotgun sequence genomic interval GACAACTATTGTGAACTAACGGCACTAACGGCAATAGGTCTTCCTGTGAGGAACTCAAAAACTGCAACCTGCAACCCAATTTATTACGGATATCACCAATATGGTTTGGCGTTTCTTTAAAGGttacgatataatataatatagttttaacaaaataaaataaaagtgtataaaactatattaaacttCCAGCCATAATCCTAACTTCGTACTTCTGGGGTTGGCTGGCCGACACGCGCGGGCGCCGTTTCGTCATGCTTTTCTCCATGCTTATCTCCACCGTATTTGCGGTTCTCGCCAGCTTTTCACCGGAGATCATCTCCTTTGCCGTACTGTCCTTTACGTCAGCTGTCTTGTAAGTATTTTCTGGACTAAATGAAGTAGAATCGGGACGCACAAATCGCGACATTTAACTTTGTATTTTGATTTCAGCATGGCGGGACCATCGTCAGTGGTGTACACGTACTTAGGAGAGTTTACAAACTTACGTCACAGAGATAAGATTGTCGCTTTTGGATCTTCGTTTGTCGGAATCGGCACAATAGTACTACCAGGTAAAACAACTGAGGCACTTTAGTGTGTATAGTACCCGcgctttgtttttaaatattctactCTATGaattacactttttttttcatttcacagCTGTCAGCTGGCTGATTCTTTCTATAGACATAGCCCTACCtataaattttctaaacataACCTACCGGTCGTGGCGTCTCTTGGTCATCGCAGCCAACCTGCCCCTTGCTATTGGTTTTGTTCTGCTCCTCTTTGCGCCAGAAAGTCCCAAGTTTTTAAATGCATCTGGACAGCAAGATGCTTGCTTGCGAGTTCTCAGACAGATGTATGCAGTCAATAAACGTTTACCGGAAAAGAATTATCCCGTAAGTTTTTATTGAGAATATTTCTTGTGACCTTTTGCTATTTACTATGGCCGTAACATAACATTTGAGTatgaaaataatcataaatatatacaaccaTGCATTTCCAGATTAAATCCCTTGTCGAAGAAGCACATACAGTCAAAGCCCTCGAGAATAGTGGACTTACAGCTGTATTCAAATCAATGAAGGACCAGACTCTGCCCCTCTTCCAGGTTCCGTTGTTAAAGTGGACTTTGCTTATTTGCTTCATTCAGTTTGGACTGTTTGGCACGTAAGTAGATTTACACCCACGATGGAATTAAACTACTTCTTAAGTACTTCTTTGTAggttaagttattattattttaaagcggAATTTAAtgccaaattttaattaatgaattgcttagtttatatttcttaatatgagTATTAGTTGTGTTATAAGCtctaaaaattttaagtaaaatttcatTGTTTGTGGTCTAGTTTTCAGTCATCTGCATATATCTCTATCGACCTATACATCTCTTTCCAAacattccatatttaaatgaatataaaatactttctttAGGACTAATGGTTACTACGTTTGGTTCCCGACAATTCTGAACTCAGTGGCCAACCACGACGGTGAGGCAGCTGGAATATGCGCAATTCTAGATGCTCACCAAAAATCGCCTGGAAATGGCACTGACGTGAGTATATAAAATTGCTCTCATTTGAATGAAAGGCGATTTTAGTTTAATGatatttactaaaacattGTAAGAAATTGCACCCGTGACCGTTTGATTGTAATTGGACCAAGGGACGTATTATAATGACGCACGCGCGACATCGTGTCGCATATCCCTGCGTCTTGGTCTAGAGATGCTGTTGGCCAATCACAATTCAGCGGAATAGTCTCTTGTTACGTTTCGTGCTTAATATTACAATGGCAATGTCTCATTATCAGGTGGCATGTGACGACACTATGAATACGACAACCTTCGAGCTCTCCATTTACATTGGCCTGGTCTTCAGCTCAATGTACATCATCGTTGGTTTCTTGGTGGACTTTATGGGGAAGAAACTGATACTTCTGCTAGTTCTCTCCAGCACTGGACTCTGCGGGATTGGAGCTCACCTCGCTCCAAACCAGAACATAGCCGTGGTTCTTTTCGCGATATTCCAGATGTGTGGAGCGTGTATTGGTCTAACTAATGCGGTTACTGTAGAACTCTTTCCGACTAAATACAGGTAGCTTATACatcatatttgtaaaataatttatgcttataaaaaatttggaTAAAAAAGATATCGATATAAACAAACTTATGCAAAATTTGACcttcaagtaaaatttattttacagggCGATGGCCATCTGCTTATCAATGATGATGGGTCGCGTGGGTTCTATGGCGGGCTCCAACCTCATCGGCATGTTCCTCTCCACCAACTGCGGACTTAGCTTTTACATTTTCGGGGGACTTATTTTATGTAaggactatttttttttatctcctACAGCCTAAAACAGTAACTTAAACCCTGAACAAGCTAACATTGGGTCATGCCAGGtttgtaagaatatttaataacactaaTACAATATTCCCcaacttttttaaaagttttacagCAAAACAATCTTGAATGAAAATGTTACTTTTGTTGCAGCGTGCGCTCTTCTTTGTTTCACATTACCCGGGAAAAGTGACAGTGCGccgaaagaaataaaaacggATCCCACACGAAATCAAACCCACGAACCTGCTTGAAAACGATGAATATGAATCAAACGAATCATGCTGCTACCCGCATCGGTGCGTCACCAGCTTCAATTTCTTATGTAGTCCGGAGATATTGCAGCATATTTTTTTGACTGATCTAACTGTGGCTGTGATTAAGTTTTAGATAGTTTAAGATGGCGCCAGggacttaattaaatatgtaaaaatcgtttttattacatatctaATTATGTCCCATTCGTTAAGTAGCGgtgtttaataatgtttacaagtaaaactatttaaataacagaCTCGACCCTTCTTCATAGataaaacatcaaaaagaCTACTGCGCATATAATGCCGGggtctaatataataatataataaagagatTATGAGATTATGATTTACGTTTCGGTCAATTGTCACCGCTGCCGGAAACCAAACCTTTTTGCTGAATATTTTAGTGGCCCTCTCCAGTTTACAAGCTCATTCCCCGCTTTCCATGgagcttaataataattttcccaATTTGTCGCCGCAGTAATTAGGAAGCGTGATTGATATATTCCgatttaataatgtactaaaACAGATTAATTAATGGAAACCAAAATGTcacttaattgtattttaataatgttt includes:
- the LOC123689382 gene encoding synaptic vesicle glycoprotein 2B-like isoform X2 translates to MTNNLPEVIKMEKKEAYDKTATLDEAMFATGFGVYNILHMLLSGLILMGVIMQSLALGYVLPAAQCDLDLTLQQRGWLAAIPFSAIILTSYFWGWLADTRGRRFVMLFSMLISTVFAVLASFSPEIISFAVLSFTSAVFMAGPSSVVYTYLGEFTNLRHRDKIVAFGSSFVGIGTIVLPAVSWLILSIDIALPINFLNITYRSWRLLVIAANLPLAIGFVLLLFAPESPKFLNASGQQDACLRVLRQMYAVNKRLPEKNYPIKSLVEEAHTVKALENSGLTAVFKSMKDQTLPLFQVPLLKWTLLICFIQFGLFGTTNGYYVWFPTILNSVANHDGEAAGICAILDAHQKSPGNGTDVACDDTMNTTTFELSIYIGLVFSSMYIIVGFLVDFMGKKLILLLVLSSTGLCGIGAHLAPNQNIAVVLFAIFQMCGACIGLTNAVTVELFPTKYRAMAICLSMMMGRVGSMAGSNLIGMFLSTNCGLSFYIFGGLILSCALLCFTLPGKSDSAPKEIKTDPTRNQTHEPA
- the LOC123689382 gene encoding synaptic vesicle glycoprotein 2B-like isoform X1; protein product: MEKHEMKTNNLPEVIKMEKKEAYDKTATLDEAMFATGFGVYNILHMLLSGLILMGVIMQSLALGYVLPAAQCDLDLTLQQRGWLAAIPFSAIILTSYFWGWLADTRGRRFVMLFSMLISTVFAVLASFSPEIISFAVLSFTSAVFMAGPSSVVYTYLGEFTNLRHRDKIVAFGSSFVGIGTIVLPAVSWLILSIDIALPINFLNITYRSWRLLVIAANLPLAIGFVLLLFAPESPKFLNASGQQDACLRVLRQMYAVNKRLPEKNYPIKSLVEEAHTVKALENSGLTAVFKSMKDQTLPLFQVPLLKWTLLICFIQFGLFGTTNGYYVWFPTILNSVANHDGEAAGICAILDAHQKSPGNGTDVACDDTMNTTTFELSIYIGLVFSSMYIIVGFLVDFMGKKLILLLVLSSTGLCGIGAHLAPNQNIAVVLFAIFQMCGACIGLTNAVTVELFPTKYRAMAICLSMMMGRVGSMAGSNLIGMFLSTNCGLSFYIFGGLILSCALLCFTLPGKSDSAPKEIKTDPTRNQTHEPA